The proteins below come from a single Sorghum bicolor cultivar BTx623 chromosome 4, Sorghum_bicolor_NCBIv3, whole genome shotgun sequence genomic window:
- the LOC8074688 gene encoding zinc finger CCCH domain-containing protein 18: MASAVASNVHAGPAAAGSMSFGWLGPPRLSFGARDAAALAAVAEVVEEPAAVTASKAEPPAISKDFIDFEFSLGGSATMLPADELFADGKLLPLRPQAAAGKMAATEAEREQQRERRDTALVADATPSPEPVRAMHPAAAEAALDPYVFSPKAPTCSSRWRELLRLRKVQTPQKPSPSASASPSASPAAMASTPSRASSSAARSLKILLLQRNGGRSSSDLSAAPLLRDSSDSETSLSLASSRFSLSSSSSSSGHDHDDFPRHSLDSIDPTPRPRIRLVRSNPHAPQPQPQPYAHPPVAASASAPTPAPTRAAHSPARRRPSPSPPPPPSVVSVDSPRMNASGKIVFQGLERSSSSPAGSVHSSMRSRSRVMDRSYSAGVRATPVVLNVPVCSRPVFGFFKDKKDAAAKDAASARARSALGRRTTTGGSTIPAAAGRDLGNGN; encoded by the coding sequence atggccTCCGCCGTCGCTAGCAACGTGCACGCCGGACCCGCCGCGGCTGGGTCCATGTCCTTCGGCTGGCTCGGCCCGCCGCGCCTGTCCTTCGGCGCCCGCGACGCCGCCGCGTTGGCCGCTGTCGCGGAGGTGGTGGAGGAGCCCGCCGCCGTGACGGCGTCCAAGGCGGAGCCGCCGGCGATCTCCAAGGACTTCATCGACTTCGAGTTCAGCCTCGGCGGGTCCGCCACCATGCTCCCCGCGGACGAGCTCTTCGCCGACGGGAAGCTGCTTCCGCTCCGGCCGCAAGCTGCCGCcgggaagatggcggccacggagGCCGAGCGAGAGCAGCAGCGGGAGCGGCGCGACACCGCGCTGGTCGCGGACGCGACACCCTCGCCGGAGCCTGTCAGGGCGATGCACCCGGCGGCCGCCGAGGCGGCGCTCGACCCGTACGTGTTCTCGCCCAAGGCGCCGACGTGCTCCAGCCGGTGGCGGGAGCTGCTCCGGCTCAGGAAGGTCCAGACGCCGCAGAAGCCGTCCCCGTCCGCGTCCGCATCGCCGTCGGCTTCCCCTGCGGCGATGGCGTCTACCCCGTCAAGGGCGTCCAGCTCGGCGGCCAGGTCGCTGAagatcctcctcctccagcGGAACGGCGGCCGCTCGTCGTCGGACCTCTCCGCGGCGCCTCTCCTCCGCGATAGCTCCGACTCGGAGACGTCCCTCTCCCTCGCGTCCTCCCGCTTCTcgctctcgtcgtcgtcgtcctcgtccggCCACGACCACGACGATTTCCCGCGGCACTCCCTCGACTCCATCGACCCCACTCCACGTCCTCGCATTCGCCTAGTCCGCTCCAACCCCCAcgcgccgcagccgcagccgcaacCATACGCACACCCACCCGTTGCCGCTTCCGCATCTGCCCCCACTCCCGCTCCCACGCGCGCCGCGCATAGTCCCGCTCGCCGCCGCCCGTCTCCgtcgcccccgccgccgccaagcGTGGTCTCTGTCGACTCCCCGCGCATGAACGCGTCAGGCAAGATCGTGTTCCAGGGCCTGGAACGCAGCTCCAGCTCCCCCGCCGGCAGCGTGCACTCGTCCATGCGGTCACGGTCCCGCGTGATGGACCGATCCTATTCCGCCGGCGTCCGCGCCACGCCTGTCGTGCTCAACGTCCCGGTGTGCTCGCGGCCGGTGTTCGGGTTCTTCAAGGACAAGAAGGACGCCGCAGCCAAGGACGCAGCCTCCGCGCGGGCGCGGTCGGCGCTGGGCCGGAGGACAACGACTGGCGGCAGTACCATCCCGGCGGCCGCCGGCAGGGATCTTGGCAATGGTAACTGA